The Plantactinospora sp. KBS50 sequence CCGGCAGGAGTTGTTGCGCCGGGCCGGCGTCGCCAGCCTGCGCGACTACGACCGGGCCCGAGCCGGGGGTACGGCGCTGGCCCCGCTGCCCACCCTGCTGATCGTCTGTGACGAGTTCTCCGAACTGCTGGACGCCAAGCCGGACTTCATCGAGCTGTTCGTGCAGATCGGCCGGGTCGGCCGGTCGCTCGGCGTGCACCTGCTGCTCGCCTCGCAGCGGCTGGAGGAGGGCCGGTTGCGCGGGCTGGAGACCCACCTGTCGTACCGGGTCGGCCTGCGCACCTTCTCGGCCCTGGAGTCGCGGTCGGTGCTCGGCGTGCCGGACGCGTACGAGCTGCCCCGCACGCCCGGGCACGGCTTTCTCCGGTACGGCACCGACCCGCTGATCCGGTTCCGCGCCGCGTACGTCTCCGGTCCCCGGCCGCGACCCACCGTGCGGCCGGCGGATGCCGCCGCCGGCCCCGCCCGGGTGCTGCGCTACTCGACGCACTTCGTGGCCCCACCGGCCCCGGTGCCGGCCGCGCCGGCCCCGGCCGGGACCGGGGAGAGCCTGCTGGACGTGCTGGTGGCCCGGATGGCCGGCGCGGGTCCGCCGGCGCACCGGGTGTGGCTGCCCCCGCTGGACGCGGCGCCGGCGCTGGACGAGCTGCTCGGCCCGGTGCAGTCGGACCCCGACCGGGGGCTGACCGTGGCCAACCCGGAGCTGCGGGGCCGACTCCAGGTGCCGGTGGCCGTGCTGGACAAGCCGTACGAGCAGCGCCGCGACCCGCTGTGGCTGCCGCTGCACGGCGCGGCCGGGCACGTCGCGGTGGTGGGCGGCCCGCAGAGTGGCAAGTCGCAGTTGCTGCGCACCCTGCTCTGCGCGCTGGCGCTCACCCACACGCCGGCGCAGGTGCAGGTCTACTGCCTGGACTTCGGCGGTGGTTCGCTGGCCGGGCTGCGCGAGCTGCCGCACGTCGGCGGCGTCGCCGGCCGGCTCGACGCACCCGCGGTGCGCCGTACCGTGGGCGAGGTCGCGGCGGTGCTCACGGCGCGGGAGCGGTCCTTCGCGGCCGCCGGCATCGAGTCGATGGCCGACTACCGGCGGCACCGGGCCGCCGACGACGCGGCGCGGGCGGACGCCTTCGGGGACGTCTTCCTGGTGGTCGACGGCTGGCCGACGCTGCGCGGCGAGTACGACGACCTGGAACCGATGGTCACGGACCTGGCCACCCGCGGCCTGTCCTACGGGGTGCACGTGGTGGCCAGCGCGCCCCGCTGGCTGGACTTCCGGCCGGCGATCCGGGACCTGTTCGGCTCCCGGCTGGAGCTGCGGCTCGGCGACCCGGCCGACTCCCTGGTGTCCCGGCACGCCGCCGGGAACGTACCGGAGAAGGCGCCCGGCCGGGGCATCACGACCGACGGCCTGCACCTGCTCTGCGCGGTGCCGGCGCTGACCGCCGGGGCCGGCACCGGGTCCGGCACCGCCGACCTGGTGGCGGCGGTCCGGGACGGCTGGTCCGGTCCGCCGGCGCCGCCGGTACGGCTGCTCCCGCCGGTGCTGCCGTACGCCGACCTCGACCCGACCGGTACGGCCGGGCTGCGGCTGCCGATCGGGGTGGCCGAGGCGGACCTGCGGACGGTCGCCCTCGACTTCGCCGGTGACCCGCACTTCCTGCTGTTCGGGGACGCCGAGGCGGGCAAGTCGTCGTTCCTGCGCGCCCTGGCCGCCTCGATCGCGCACCGGTTCGCCCCCGAACAGGCCCGGATGATCCTGGTCGACTACCGCCGGAGCCTGCTCGGCGCCGTCGAGACCGAGCACCTGATCGGGTACGGCACCGCCGCGGCGGCCACCGCCGACCTGGTCGAGTCGGCGGCCGGGTACCTGCAGCGCCGGCTGCCGCCCGCGGACGTCACCGCGCAACAGCTGCGCGACCGGTCCTGGTGGACCGGTCCGGAACTGTTCGTCCTGGTGGACGACTACGACCTGGTGGCGGCCGGGCCGGCGAACCCGCTCCAGGCGCTCGCGGAGTTCCTGCCGCAGGCCCGGGACATCGGCCTGCACCTGGTGCTCACCCGGCGCACCGGCGGGGCGGCCCGGGCGCTGTACGACCCGATCATCCAGCGGTTGCGCGAGCTTTCCTCACCCGGCCTCGTGCTCTCCGGCGACCCCGACGAGGGGCCGCTGCTGGGCGCGGTCCGGCCCGCCGCGCTGCCGTCCGGCCGCGGCCGGCTGGTCACCCGCAGGGAGGGCGTGCGCCTGATCCAACTCGCGTATCTGCAGGCCGGATGAGGAAGTATTGCGGTTCGTCCCGCGCTCGGCCGGAAACAAGCTAATCTCCGTTCAACACGTGTCCGCCGGATGGAAATGGCAACGATGTGACTGGGCCGTGGCGTGCTCGAGGACACGCCGTCCGGCGGTTCGCCGCCGCGGCGCTGCCGACGCTGACCGCAGCCGCCCTGCTCGGCGGCCCGACCGCACCCGCGTCGGCGACGCCGGGGGCGTTGCCGGGTCCCGGCTCGGCGCTGACCACCCCGGCACCGGCGTTCGCCGACACCCGGCACCAACCGCCGGGGTTTTCGCTGCTCGGCGACCCGGTCCGGGAGGACCAGTGGCAGCTCAAGGAGCTTGACGCCCGGCACGCCTGGCAGTTCTCCACCGGCAAGGGCGTCACGGTCGCCGTCATCGACTCCGGTGTGGACGGCCGGCACCCGGACCTGTCCGGCCAGGTGCTGCCCGGCATCGACCTGGTGAGCGGATCGGGCGACGGGCAGCTCGATCCGGTCGGCCACGGCACCACCGTCGCCGGGCTGATCGCCGGCCGCCGGGACGACGACCGGGGCGTGCTCGGGCTGGCGCCGGACGCGCACATCCTGCCGGTCCGGGTGCTGGACGACGAGAACCGGTACGACGACGCGCTGATCGTGGCCCGCGGCGTGCGCTGGGCGGTGGACAACGGGGCGAAGGTCATCAACCTGTCGCTCGGCGGGAACGGGGACAGTCCGGCGCTCGCCGCCGCCATCGACTACGCGTTCGCCCGGGACGTCGTGGTCGTGGCCTGCACCGGAAACCTGACGCCCAGTTCCCCGGTGAACCGGGTCTGGTATCCGGCCCGCGAGCCGGGCGTGCTCGCCGTCTCGGGTCTGGACCGGGACACCGACGGCCTCTGGTCCGGCTCCATCGACGGCGCGGAGACGGTGCTCAGCGCCCCGGCGAGCGGCCTCGTGGGGGCCAGGCCCAACGGCTACTGGTCGGTCCAGGGCACCAGCTTCGCGGCGCCGCTCGTCTCGGCCACGGCCGCCCTGCTGCGCTCCCGCTGGCCCACGATGTCCGCCGGCGACGTGGTCAACCGGCTCATCGCGACGGCCCGCGACCTGGGCACGCCGGGCCGGGACGACCAGTTCGGCTTCGGCCGGGTCGATCCGGTGGCCGCCCTCACCGCCACGGTCCCGCGGGTGTCGTGGAACCCGCTGGACGACCACCGCTCGCCCGGCACCGCCGGCTTCGGCCACGCCCCGGGCTCAATGCCGCCCGCATCGCCCGGACCGTCCGCGCAACAGCTGGACGTCGGCGCGTCCGACCTTCCCCGCTGGTCGGCCCGGGCCGCCGGGCAACCGGCCGAGCAGGAATCCCATCCGGGTTGGGGCTGGCTGCTGCTGGTCGTCGTCTTCGGCACCGGCGGGATCGTCGCGCTGATCCGGCGGCAGCGCACCCGCTCCTGAGCGCGGCGGCAGCGGGTCAGGTGCAGTTGCCGGTGCCGGTCGCGCGGGTGCTGTCGGCGCCGGCCGACGCCACCGGCGCGGCCTCGGCCGCGGTGACGGCGAAGCCGGTGTTGCGGTCGTCGGCCGCCGCCGCGAAGATCACCCCGAGTACCTCGCCGTTCGCCGCCACCAGCGGTCCGCCGGAGTTGCCGCTGCGGACCAACGCCCGGATCGTGTAAATCTCCCGGGTCACGTCGCCGGTGGAGTAGATGTCCGGGCCGGTGATCCGGCTGACGTCGCGGACCCGCGCCGGGCGGGCATCGTACGGCCCGTCCAGCGGATAGCCGAGGACGATGGCGTCGGCCCCCGTGCCGGCCTGCTTGGCGGCGAACCGCAGGGCCGGCGCGCCGAGCCCCGGAACGTAGACCACCGCGAGGTCCCGCTGCGGGTCGTAGACGACCACCCGGCCGCTGCGCCGTTCCCCGTCCACCTCCACCGAGATGCTGCGGGTGCCGGCCACCACGTGCGCGTTGGTCATCACCCGGTTGGTGGCGTAGACGAAGCCGGAGCCCTCGATCCGTCGGGAGCAGCTCGGCGCCGTACCGAGCACCTTGACCACCGACCGCTCGCTGCTGGCCACCACGCGGGACCCGGCGAGGCTCGGGTCCGGCGGCGAGACCTCCCGGGCGCGGGTCGGGGTGAGCCCGCCGAACACGTCCGGGAAGCCGTTCGTGTCCACCGTGTCACGCAGCGCGGTGGACAGCGCCTGGGCCTGCTCGGGCAGCACCCGGTCCACCACGCCGAGCAGCGCGCTGTTGCGGACCGCGCTGGCCAGCCCGGGGAGCGATGAGGACCCCAGCGGTACGGCCACCAGCCAGGCCACCAGCAGGACCGCGAAGATCGACACGAAGGCGCCGCCGACGTCGTCGACCCGGCGGGCCACCCGGCTGGTGATGGCGTGCCGCAGGTGCGAGCCCACCCAGCCCGCCCCGGCCTGCCCGATCACCGCGAGGCCGAAGATGGTCACCAGCGCGACGATCACCCGTACCGATGGACTGACGAACTGCTGGGCCAGCAGCGGCCCCAGTTGCAGCCCGACCAGCGCCCCCAGGAAGAACCCGCTGAACGAGAGCACGCCGATGACGAATCCCTGCCGGTAGCCGCTGATCGCGAAGGCCAGCATGAGCACGAGCAGAACCAGGTCGACCGCGGACACCCGTCCAATGTACGGGTGCCGGCCAGCCGCGGCGCGGGCCCTCGCCCGCCTCGTCGGATCCGCCACCGGCTCGCCGGTCAGGACGGCGGGCCGGCCACCTCGTCGCGGGCGTCGGGACCGGTGGCCGGCGCGGGCGGCGGCGGCAGGTCGCTCACCCGGTCCTGCGGCCACGGCCGGGACCAGCCGCCCATCTCCAGCAGGGCGTCCAGGACGCCGGCGGTGAACCCCCAGACCAGCATGCCGCGCACCTGGAAGGCCGGGCCGATCCAGCCGCTCGGGTGCCGCAGGCGCAGCCGGTTGTCCGGGTCCACCAGTTCCGCCACGGGCAGCCGGGCCACGTGCGCCACCTCGGCCGGCTCCCGCGGATGCACCGGGTGCGGCCGGTGCCACCAGCCCAGCACCGGCGTCACCACGAAGTCGCTGACCGGAATCCAGAGCCGGGGCAGTTGCGCCAGCACGGTCACCGTGCCGGGATCCAGCCCCACCTCCTCGTCGGCCTCCCGCAGCGCGGTGGCCGCCGGGTCGGTGTCGCCGGGGTCGGCAGCCCCGCCGGGGAACGCCGGCTGACCGGCGTGGTTGCGCAGGGTCGCGGCCCGCTGCATCAACAGGACGTCGGGACCCTGCCCGGGTTGCTCGCCGAAGAGCACCAGCACCGCGCTCTCCCGGCCGCCGGTCGACGGCGTACGCAGCCGGGTGAAGTCCTCGGTGCGGGCCGCGCGCACCCGGCCGACAAGCGTCCGCGCCCAGTCCGGTGGCTCCGGCGCGGGTGTCGGGTCGGCGGTGTCGCTCATCGCAGCGTCCTCACGCCGGCACCTGCACCCCGAGGTACCGCTGGACCAGATCGGCGAGCGCGGCCTCGTCGAGCGCCCCGGCAATGTGGACATGCCGGATCCGGCCCGCGCCGTCCACCAGGATCGTGCTGGGCAGCCCCGGGCTGCGGACCTGGATCCGCAGCGTCTCGGCCACGTCCACGAGCATGGGGAAGCTCACCCCGAGATCGCTACCGAGCGCCGCGGCGGCGTCCCGGTCGTCCCGGGTGTCCACCCCGATCACGTGCACCGCCGGTCCCGCCCGGGTGGCCAGCCACTGGAACGCCGGCAGCTCCTGACGGCACGGTTGGCACCAGGCCGCCCACAGGTTCACCACGGCCGGGCCGCGGATGTCGCCGAGCCGCACCCGCGGGCCGCCGGCGAAGCACGGCAGCGTCAGGTCCGGCAGCGCCAGACCGACCGGAAACGCCGGCGCGGACCCGGCGTCCTGGGTCGCGGCCGGCGGCGGAATGGTCGGCGACGCAGCGGCCGTCGGCGACGCAGGGACCGATGGCGACGCAGGGACCGATGGCGACGCAGGGACCGGTGGCGACGCAGCGGCCGATGGTGGCGCAGCGGGCGGCGGCGAGGTCAGCGCCGCGCAGTCGGCGAACGGCGACGGCTCGGCCACGGCGTCCGGGCGGGTCGCCCCGGCCGAGCACCCGGGCACGGCCACCAGCACGGCCAGCAGCACCAGGACCGCGTAGCGGCCTCGTGCCGGCGCCGTTCGCGACCGGAGGGCTGGCGGAACCGGCCGGCTCCGCGCGCTCATGGCACGTCGGCGGCGGTGGCGCCGGCGGGCACCAGCGCCGGGTCGAGGCCCGCCTGGCTGGCCAGCTCGGGGGCGCGCGGGCCCTTCAACAGCCTGGCCGCCGCGGTGGCATCGGTCGGCCCGATCCCGTACGACGGGCAGAGCTTGGCCAGCGTGCAGGCGCCGCAGGCGGGCTTGCGCGCGTGGCAGACCCGGCGCCCGTGGAAGATCACCTGGTGGGACAGCAGCGTCCAGTCGCGCTTCGGGAACAGCGCGCCGACGGCGTGCTCGATCTTGACCGGATCGGTCTCCGCGGTCCACGCCCACCGCCGGACCAGCCGCTGGAAGTGGGTGTCGACGGTGATGCCCGGTACGTCGAAGGCGTTGCCGAGGATCACGTTCGCGGTCTTGCGGCCGATCCCCGGCAGCGTCACCAGATCCGCGAGCCGCCGCGGGACCCGGCCGTCGAAGCGCTCGACCAGCGCCTGACCCAGCTTGATCAGCGAATCGGTCTTGTTCCGGAAGAAGCCGGTCGGCTTGATCAGGCCCTCCAGCTCGGCCCGGTCGGCGCCGGCGTAGTCGGCCGCCGTCGGATAGCGGGCGAACAGCTTCGGGGTGACCTCGTTGACCTTCTTGTCCGTGCACTGCGCGGACAGGATGGTGGCCACGGCCAGTTGGAGCGGGCCCTCGTGGTCGAGCTCGCAGTGCGCGTCCGGATGGGTCGCCGCGAGCACCCGGGCCATCCGGCGTGCCCGGCGGGTGCGGGCGAGGTCGGTCTCGCCCGGCAGCACCGGCCCGGCCGGCTCGGTGCCGGCCCGCTCGTCCTGCCCACGTCGCGCCGCCCGCCGTTGCCCGTGCTGATCGTCCACGCCGGTCAGCCTACGTCGCGGGCCGGACATCCCCGCGGGTCAGCCCGTGGTGGCGGGCGTGATCCGGCCGCCGGTGTCCAGCCGCGCGCCGGTGGACGGGAAGTCGGCCTGGGTGACCTGCCGGATCAGGGCCAGCCCCTGACCGCCGTCGTCCGGCACCGGACGCCCGGCGGTGTTGAGCTTGGTGGAGGTGAACGACCCGCCGTCCCACGTACCGTCGGGCTTGAGGGAGACCTTGAGGATCCCCGCCTGGCCGAGCCGGCCGGACCTGGACAGCGTGCCGCTGCCCCCGGCGAAGTTGCCCAGGCTGTAGGCGATCAGCCTGCCCTGGTAGAACTCCATGGCCCGCAGCACGTGCGGGCCGTGCCCCACCACGAGGTCGGCACCGGCGTCGATCACGGCGTGCGCGAAGGCGATCGGATCACCCCGGTTCTCCCCCAGGAACATCTCGGTGCCCGGCTTGACGTGGATCTTGTCGGATCCCTCGGCGCCCATGTGCACCTGCACCACCACCAGATCCGCCGCCTCGTCGGCCTTGCGGACCAGATCGGCGGCGGCGGTCAGGTTCAGCGAGCTGTTGTTCCACGCGTACGGCGAGAAGCCGAGCACGGCGATCTTGACCTGGCCGACGGTGAGCACGGTGATCTCGCCGGGCGCCCCGGTGTGCTTGAGCCCCTGCTCGGTCAGCGCCGCGCTGGTGTTGCGGTATCCGGCCGCGCCGTAGTCGTTGCCGTGGTTGTTGGCCTGGTTCAGCACCGTGAAGCCGGCATCCGCCAGGTGCTTGGCGTACCCGGGCGGGACGCGGAACTGGTGGCAGCCGCTGGAGTTGGCGCCGCACTTGGCCGTGCCCGTGTCGTCGGTCAGCGGCTCCTCGAGGTTGCCCATCACCACGTCGGCGGCCAGGGCCTTGCGTACCGGGGTGAAGAAGTCCTTGCCGCCGTCGGCCGGCAACCGGCCGGGGGCGCTGCCCATCACGATGTCGCCGGTGGCCGAGAGCGAGACGGTGCGGGGCGCCGCGCTGGCCGTGCGGCCGGGTGACGGGGAGCCGGCGACGGCCTGCCCCGGCTCCCACCGCGCGGCGGGGTCCTCGCCGCCGCACGCGGCGACCGCGAGCAGCAGCCCGGGCAGGGCGGCAAGTGCCGCCAGCCGGCGCCGGCGGGGCCGGGCGCGGCGCGCTGCGGTGCACTGCGGGTACGCGGACATCGGCGCAGACCCTACCCGGGGCATCGCCGTACCCGCAGTCCGGCCGCCGGGCGACCGGCCGGCGGCCGGACCGCCGTCGCCCCGGTGCCGGTCGCCGCCGTCGGTCGGGCCGGTCGCCGCCGTCGGTCGGGCCGGTCGCCGCCGCTCAGTCCGCCCGGCCGTCCCGGTCGCCGGTCGCCGGCCGGTCCGACCAGGGCAGGGTGGACGCCGCGCCACCCGCGCGGACGGCCCGGTGCACGGCCCGGGCCAGCGGTGCGCCGTACCGGGAGCGGGGACCCCCGTACGCCTCGACCGGCCCGTCCGGCGCGCAGAGCACGGTGACCGCGTCGGTGGCGGTGCCGGTGGCCGGCAGGCCCAGCTCCCACAGCGCCTGCGCCTTGGCCTCGGTGGCGGTGGCCACGGCGTTCACCAGCGCGGCGGCGGACAGCCGGGCGGGCACCAGCGCGACGATATTGACGGTGCCGACCCGCGGCGCCACCGGTGCGGGCCTGCCGGGGGCGGACGCGTCGCCGGAGCCGGCCCGCCGCACCGACGGCGACGACGACGGCGACGACGGCGACGGCGACGACGGCGACGGCGACGACGGCGACGGCGACGACGGCGACGGCGACGGGCCAGCCGGCCGCGGTTGGCCCTTCGGCGTGCCGTCGGTGCCGGCCGCCCAGATCGGGCTGCCGAGCCCGACCGTGGCCCAGACCCGCACCCCGGCCTCGGCCGCCGGCACCACCTCGGCCACGTCCACCCCGGTCAGGTGTCCGATTCCGGGGCCGGACAGGTCCAGCCCCGCGGCCAGCTCGGCCAGGTGGCGGTCCGGGTCGTCCCGGTCGTAGGACATCGGCACGGTCGCGTTGAGCACCCAGTGCCGGCGGCCGAGGCCGCCGCCCAGCGGTGCGGAGCTGACCGCCGGCAGGCCGGTCGCGGCCCGCCAGACCAGCAGGGGTACGTCCCGGCCGCCCTCGGCCCGGACGGTCAGCACGGGTTCGGACAGCACGGGTCGACCCTACGGCCGGGCCGGCGCGCCGCGGCCGCGGGCCGGTTCGCCGGGCGGACGGCACCCGAGGTTGGTCGGTAGGGGTGGAAAGGGTGGATGATGGGCGCTGAGATCGACTTACGGGTTCGGCGCCACCTCCCCATTAGCGGGGGTGCGGCTCCGAATACTGCTCACGTGCGCCTAGACTGGCGGCGCGCGGCGATCTACGGCCGGCCGGACCGGCCGACGGACGGCACGTGCAGCGGAGGTGCGCGATGGACGAGGTGTTGGCCCGCAGCGGGATCTTCCAGGGCGTCGACCCGGAGGCGGCCGAGGCGCTCGCCAAGGAGATGGAGACGATCGACGTCCGCAAGGGCGAAGTCGTCTTCAACGAGGGCGAACCGGGCGACAGCCTCTACATCCTGCTCAGCGGGAAGATCAAGGTGGGTCGCCGGGCGGCGGACGGGCGGCAGAACCTGATCGCCGTGATGGGCCCGTCGGACATGGTGGGCGAATTGTCGCTGTTTGACCCGGGTCCGCGTACCGCCACGGCCACCGCGGTCACCGACACCCGGCTCGTCCGGCTGCGCAAGCAGGCACTGCGGCCCTGGCTGACCAACCGGCCGGAGATCGCCGAGCAGCTGCTCCGGGTGCTCGCCCGCAGGCTGCGCCGGACGAACGACTCGCTCGCCGACCTGATCTTCACGGACGTCCCGGGCCGGGTCGCGAAGAACCTGCTCCAGATGGCCGGCCGGTTCGGCACCCGGGACGGCGGCGTGCTGCGGGTGACCCACGACCTCACCCAGGAGGAGATCGCCCAGCTGGTCGGCGCCTCCCGGGAGACCGTGAACAAGGCGCTCGCCGACTTCGCCTCGCGCGGCTGGCTCCGGCTGGACGGCAAGAGCATCATCATCCTCGACCCCGAGCGGCTGGCCCGGCGCGCCCGCGTCTGAGCCGTACCCCGGGGGCGTGCGTCCGAGCCGTACGGCGGGCGCGGGACCTTCTGCCATCAGCTAACAACCTCGACGCGGGCCACCGCCGGCCGGCACGGTGGTGCCCATGCTGAACACCGTCGCCGTGCTGTCGGACATCCACGGGTCGCTTCCCGCGCTGGAGGCCGTGCTGGCCGAACCGGACGTCGCGGCGGCCGAGGCCATCGTGCTGACCGGGGACATCGCCGCCGGACCCCAGCCGGTCGAGGTGCTCGACCGGCTCGCCGGCCTCGGTGACCGGGCGCACTGGGTGAACGGCAACGCCGACCGCGAACTCGTGGCGGCCCGCGCCGGCCGGGAGCCGCCGTACCCCGAGTCGAGGTGGGCCGCGACGCAGCTGCGCGACGACCACCTGGCCCGGCTGGCGGCGCTGCCGCCGAGCGTCACGCTGCCGGTGCACGGCCTCGGCCCGGTGCTGTTCTGCCACGCCACGCCCCGGGACGACGAGGAGGTCGTGCTGGTCGACACCCGGCTGGAGCGGTGGACGGAGGTGCTCGCCGGCGTTGCGGACGAGGTGCGCACGGTGGTCTGCGGGCACACCCACATGGCGTTCGTCCGGCTGGTGGACCGCCGGTTGATCGTGAACCCGGGCAGTGTGGGCATGCCGTACGGGCCGGCCGCCGCGCACTGGGCGCTGCTCGGCCCCGGGGTGCAGTTGCGCCGTACCGAGTTCGACCTGGACGCGGCGTGCGCCCGGATCGCCGCCGAGTCCGGCTTCCCCGGCGCCGCCGACTGGGCCGACGAGTACGTCCGGGCGCGCAACAGCGACCGGGACGCCCTGATCGCCTTCGGGCCGCGGGACGGTCGCTGACCCGGCTCCGGCCGGCCGGGAAACCGAGACGGGAACCCCGACAGAAAAAACAGTCTTGACTGTTTGTTTCGTGGCCGGCAGGCTGGCACCGTGCCGGCCACCCGGGTTCCCCAGCAGGAGCGCAGCCGGGCCACCCAGGCCCGGCTGCTGGAGGCGACGATCGAGACCCTGGTCGAGCGCGGCTGGTCGGGGACCACGACCACGGTGGTGGCAGCCCGGGCCGGCGTGTCCCGGGGCGCGCAACTGCACCACTACCCACCCGGGCCGCGCTGGTGACGGCCGCGGTCCAGCACCTCGCCGAGCGCCGGGCCACCGAGATCCGGACCGAGGCCGCGGCGCTGCCGCCCGGCCCCGACCGGCCGGGCCGGGTGATCGACATGCTCGCCGCCCTGTTCACCAGCCCGCTCTTCGCGGCCGCCCTCGAACTGTGGGTGGCCGCCCGCACCGACCCCGAGCTGCGGACCGCGCTGGTCCCGCTGGAGGCGCGGGTCGGCCGCGAGATGCACCGGCTCACCGTCGAGCTGCTCGGTGCCGACGAGCGGATCCCCGGCGTACGGGAAACCGTGCAGGCCACCCTCGACCTGCTGCGCGGCCTCGGCGTGGCCAGCCTGCTCTCCGACGACTCCGCCCGGCGGAACGCCCTGCTGGCGGTCTGGAAACGCCAGCTCGCCGCGGTGCTGGAGGCCGCGCCGCCGACCGGGCCGCGGCCCAACCCCTGATCCGAGAGGTGCCCATGGTCGACCTGGAACCCCTGCTGGCGGACCTGGCCGCCGAGTCCGCCGAGCTGGACGCGCTGGTCGCCGCGCTGCCGGCCGACCGCTGGTCGCTGCCCACCCCGGCACCCGGCTGGAGCATCGCGCACCAGATCGCCCACCTGACCTGGACCGACCACGTCGCCCGGCTCGCCGCGACCGACCCGGACGCCTTCTTCGCGTCCATCTCCCGGGCCGCCACCGACCCGGACGGCTTCGTCGACCGT is a genomic window containing:
- a CDS encoding CoA pyrophosphatase encodes the protein MSDTADPTPAPEPPDWARTLVGRVRAARTEDFTRLRTPSTGGRESAVLVLFGEQPGQGPDVLLMQRAATLRNHAGQPAFPGGAADPGDTDPAATALREADEEVGLDPGTVTVLAQLPRLWIPVSDFVVTPVLGWWHRPHPVHPREPAEVAHVARLPVAELVDPDNRLRLRHPSGWIGPAFQVRGMLVWGFTAGVLDALLEMGGWSRPWPQDRVSDLPPPPAPATGPDARDEVAGPPS
- the nth gene encoding endonuclease III, yielding MARVLAATHPDAHCELDHEGPLQLAVATILSAQCTDKKVNEVTPKLFARYPTAADYAGADRAELEGLIKPTGFFRNKTDSLIKLGQALVERFDGRVPRRLADLVTLPGIGRKTANVILGNAFDVPGITVDTHFQRLVRRWAWTAETDPVKIEHAVGALFPKRDWTLLSHQVIFHGRRVCHARKPACGACTLAKLCPSYGIGPTDATAAARLLKGPRAPELASQAGLDPALVPAGATAADVP
- a CDS encoding CapA family protein; translated protein: MSAYPQCTAARRARPRRRRLAALAALPGLLLAVAACGGEDPAARWEPGQAVAGSPSPGRTASAAPRTVSLSATGDIVMGSAPGRLPADGGKDFFTPVRKALAADVVMGNLEEPLTDDTGTAKCGANSSGCHQFRVPPGYAKHLADAGFTVLNQANNHGNDYGAAGYRNTSAALTEQGLKHTGAPGEITVLTVGQVKIAVLGFSPYAWNNSSLNLTAAADLVRKADEAADLVVVQVHMGAEGSDKIHVKPGTEMFLGENRGDPIAFAHAVIDAGADLVVGHGPHVLRAMEFYQGRLIAYSLGNFAGGSGTLSRSGRLGQAGILKVSLKPDGTWDGGSFTSTKLNTAGRPVPDDGGQGLALIRQVTQADFPSTGARLDTGGRITPATTG
- the mycP gene encoding type VII secretion-associated serine protease mycosin, producing the protein MTGPWRARGHAVRRFAAAALPTLTAAALLGGPTAPASATPGALPGPGSALTTPAPAFADTRHQPPGFSLLGDPVREDQWQLKELDARHAWQFSTGKGVTVAVIDSGVDGRHPDLSGQVLPGIDLVSGSGDGQLDPVGHGTTVAGLIAGRRDDDRGVLGLAPDAHILPVRVLDDENRYDDALIVARGVRWAVDNGAKVINLSLGGNGDSPALAAAIDYAFARDVVVVACTGNLTPSSPVNRVWYPAREPGVLAVSGLDRDTDGLWSGSIDGAETVLSAPASGLVGARPNGYWSVQGTSFAAPLVSATAALLRSRWPTMSAGDVVNRLIATARDLGTPGRDDQFGFGRVDPVAALTATVPRVSWNPLDDHRSPGTAGFGHAPGSMPPASPGPSAQQLDVGASDLPRWSARAAGQPAEQESHPGWGWLLLVVVFGTGGIVALIRRQRTRS
- the eccCa gene encoding type VII secretion protein EccCa, giving the protein MSTVVVRRPPRQPAPELPSGELAVAAPPEIPEVISGRWRQAMMILPMVGGSVAMAMMFGRGGGAYSYLVGAMFGVSSLAMLVTSWGSSAGGPRRAELIAARRDYLRHLAGLRRRARDTVRRQRAALYYRHPDPGQLWSTAASRRIWERRGTDPDFGVVRIGIGPQSLATPLLPPATRPVEELEPMTAGALRRFLDAYAVVPDLPVAVSLRGFARIVVAGPGPAGRPGPPRPATGPQMPGRAETAAGALARAVLIQLAVFHAPDELLIAVCAGPERRAAWEWVKWLPHALHPTRVDALGPVRLVTSSLAELERLLEDVIGSRSRFSPLGPATAGPHLLVLLDGADRTDATVLTGDGGIDAVTVLDLTPGPARPPDPATLVLELSGGRLRAGSVDGPAEVGTPDRLGLVEAESVARRLAPLRLATTAGRGGPDRPDPGLAELLGIGDPESYPVSRAWARRAERDRLRVPIGTGADGGTVELDLKESALDGMGPHGLLIGATGSGKSELLRTVVLGLAAVHSSEELNVVLVDFKGGATFAKLDRLPHTAAVITNLRQELPLVDRMVDAINGELVRRQELLRRAGVASLRDYDRARAGGTALAPLPTLLIVCDEFSELLDAKPDFIELFVQIGRVGRSLGVHLLLASQRLEEGRLRGLETHLSYRVGLRTFSALESRSVLGVPDAYELPRTPGHGFLRYGTDPLIRFRAAYVSGPRPRPTVRPADAAAGPARVLRYSTHFVAPPAPVPAAPAPAGTGESLLDVLVARMAGAGPPAHRVWLPPLDAAPALDELLGPVQSDPDRGLTVANPELRGRLQVPVAVLDKPYEQRRDPLWLPLHGAAGHVAVVGGPQSGKSQLLRTLLCALALTHTPAQVQVYCLDFGGGSLAGLRELPHVGGVAGRLDAPAVRRTVGEVAAVLTARERSFAAAGIESMADYRRHRAADDAARADAFGDVFLVVDGWPTLRGEYDDLEPMVTDLATRGLSYGVHVVASAPRWLDFRPAIRDLFGSRLELRLGDPADSLVSRHAAGNVPEKAPGRGITTDGLHLLCAVPALTAGAGTGSGTADLVAAVRDGWSGPPAPPVRLLPPVLPYADLDPTGTAGLRLPIGVAEADLRTVALDFAGDPHFLLFGDAEAGKSSFLRALAASIAHRFAPEQARMILVDYRRSLLGAVETEHLIGYGTAAAATADLVESAAGYLQRRLPPADVTAQQLRDRSWWTGPELFVLVDDYDLVAAGPANPLQALAEFLPQARDIGLHLVLTRRTGGAARALYDPIIQRLRELSSPGLVLSGDPDEGPLLGAVRPAALPSGRGRLVTRREGVRLIQLAYLQAG
- a CDS encoding TlpA family protein disulfide reductase, with protein sequence MLLAVLVAVPGCSAGATRPDAVAEPSPFADCAALTSPPPAAPPSAAASPPVPASPSVPASPSVPASPTAAASPTIPPPAATQDAGSAPAFPVGLALPDLTLPCFAGGPRVRLGDIRGPAVVNLWAAWCQPCRQELPAFQWLATRAGPAVHVIGVDTRDDRDAAAALGSDLGVSFPMLVDVAETLRIQVRSPGLPSTILVDGAGRIRHVHIAGALDEAALADLVQRYLGVQVPA
- a CDS encoding MarP family serine protease, coding for MSAVDLVLLVLMLAFAISGYRQGFVIGVLSFSGFFLGALVGLQLGPLLAQQFVSPSVRVIVALVTIFGLAVIGQAGAGWVGSHLRHAITSRVARRVDDVGGAFVSIFAVLLVAWLVAVPLGSSSLPGLASAVRNSALLGVVDRVLPEQAQALSTALRDTVDTNGFPDVFGGLTPTRAREVSPPDPSLAGSRVVASSERSVVKVLGTAPSCSRRIEGSGFVYATNRVMTNAHVVAGTRSISVEVDGERRSGRVVVYDPQRDLAVVYVPGLGAPALRFAAKQAGTGADAIVLGYPLDGPYDARPARVRDVSRITGPDIYSTGDVTREIYTIRALVRSGNSGGPLVAANGEVLGVIFAAAADDRNTGFAVTAAEAAPVASAGADSTRATGTGNCT